The sequence AAACTCATCCTAGCTGTTCGTACACTGTTAGAAGCTTCACAGCAGGGCTCTCCTCGCAGTtttaaacattaacaataaaaggaaaggaaaacaaaggaaaaggacatatcatgtgtttgttttgtttaaacgcaaatacaaaaatgcaaagttattcagttttttatttttttaattttttttattctaataatCAGCATGGCTTAAACAtcaatgtattcatttattaaatcttCCCATTgaagagttttattttaaatctgccTGCTGTTGTGCCGGATGTTGAAACCCTCTCATGTTTGTCAAATCTCTTGTATTAACTGTTGGTCCAATCTTCACGTAGTGTTCCTCTTACATCACTCTCCAGGAAGTTGAACATGCTCCTCTCAGCCAGCTCTTTGCTCTCATCAAACTTCTCCACAGCCTGGCGGATCTCCTCATCAGGGATTTTCCCACGACGCTTCTTCTTATAGTCAAAGTCTAACCGGCGGCCCTCCAGCTTCTTCAGGTGGTGCTgcggacaaaaacaaaaactataaaTGATGATCTCTACACACTAACTGACATGTACCTACAGACTGACAACAAGTCCCACATCCTGCACACGCAGAGAGTGCTGTATCGTCGCATTTCTTTTGAAGTGTATACTTTTTGAAACCTAATGTCATATCTTCTTACTTATTTTTGCCTCAATGTGATATTGTATAAAACATTGTATGCATTTCATCACACAGCATGCAGTTTCCTATTTATAGTGTCCACAATGCACCAAAGGTCGGTTATTTCAAGGTTTATGACTGATGAGCTGAAAACAGGAGCACAGTGTGAACACCTGACTTCTTTGGCTCAGTTCAGACAAATTGTGCTGTGAAAGCTATAGTCCACACAGTGCCGCAGTTCaaaaaatcacacacagacacttgatCCAGACATTTCTGCGTGGACTGCTGTGGTTTGTCTTTCGTGTGAAAGCAGAAGCATTTTAAGACAGCAGATTTTAGCAGCAACTACTATTATTTGTTAACTATTATAACTATTCTATATCCATTTCTATTCACTAACAACTACTGCTATTATCAtttattgataaaaaataattatcataaGACTGTATATGTATGTAATAATGCAACATTATTTGGTAACAAGTAAGTTCTGGTACGTTGaatcaataattcaataatttaaGGTGCCAACTTCACTATGTAGTGCTGTGAGATAACGTGTGTTGGGACTTGACGctgtgaaaataaaagtgaattgaATTGAAAGCGCTGATAATTCAGCTGAAGCTGGTCCAATTTGTTGGATATTGCCATGAGCAAAAAAGTTAGATATTAATGCAGTCAAAGTGAGCTGTCAACTAAGatttaaaccaaaaaaaacaaaagctatACCCATGTTACTATCCATTAAAATTACTCCAGTGAGTTCAACACAGTTTGACAGATACCAGGGAGAACAAGTTTGATAGGTGCATGATCCTTAGTAATGCAGGTAAGACATATAACAGTGCATTTTAGTTGATATAttagaaaatagaaaagtaGTTAAAGCAAGGTCCTTATAGACCAAACTATCCAGCTGTTTATGAAGCGACTAAAGATAAATCGAAGTGCAGTTGGTTGATGATATTTCTGTGCTTTTACTTAAGTGAAGTTTAGAATGCCGTTTATGGTATGGGGAAACACACTGTATGCACTCTACATGACATGAAAGTTTCATCAAGGCGCTGCATGTTGACACTGATCTAATGGCAGATTTCAAACAGCTTTGCAAATGTGCTGCAGTAATCTCTGCCACCCTAAATTGTTGTCAGTATTCCCCTGTGTTGCAAACACTGGCAGCATTATTAGAACGTTAAGGTCTCGCTTTGGACGAAAATCAATAACCTGCCACAggtttttcaaaaatgtcacctcatttcatttaatttatattaaaatgtaccGTGATCTCTTTGAGGTCATTGTCCTGTAGATTCTGCAAGGGGTCAATAAAGTTTTGTTTGACGTTTATGTCCAGGGAGTCCTTAACATCTGCCATCTGTCTCATGGCCTCACCCATGTCCAGCAGCGCACAGCCtacaggacagagagacaaaccacAATGTTTCTGATAGCCTGTAGTTTTTGTCGCAGGAAAATGTAACACACAAAGCAGGACATGTGTTgtggaaatgcaaaaaaaacatagtatatataaactataaacaAAGGTCAGAGTTTGTATCAAAAACAATATGGAGTAAAACTAAGttgaacattacattacattacatttcatttagctgacgcttttatccaaagctacTTACggtaagtgcattcaaccatgagggtacaaacccagaacaacaagaatcaagaaagtacaatttcttcaaaaataaagcaaaactacaaagtgctataagtaagtgccatttaagtgctactaaattgttagttgttagttgttgtttttttattcaatatgaCTTATGCATGATACTGTTGATGATCATTGTAACAAGCCTTGGTAGTTATAGGAAGACCAGTTTATACATAGTGGAGAAGTTCTGAAACATAAAAATCTGTACCAAAGACGGAGTCCTCTCCCAGTTCATGACCATAGCGCAGCATGCAGTCTCCCAGCAGGCCTTCAGTCTGAGGGTAGCCGGTGGTCTTCACCTGCCCTCGGAACTTAGACACTGTTGTAAGCATGTTGAGTTTGGCTCGAGAAGCtgtagagaaaaaacaatgaatattCCACATTCCATTACTGGGTTtcttttgcaattttttttgtaatagagtagttaaaagaaaaagaaaattaagtATTTAACCAAATAATACACAATATGGTTCAtcattgtctttcttttcttaacCTGGGTTAGGCTGGAGGTACTCTGTTGTTTTGGACAAGAGGTCAAACACTGACTTGTTGGTCACATCAATTTTCTATAGAGATgaagacaataaaaataattaatatatgtaaatattgcagatatttttgtcattttgaaagatatttagaatattatattaattcaAATCTTCAAATacgtatatatttttgtgtgtgtgttcatgtgtgtgtctgtatcatCAGAGTAACAAAGCAACAAAGCGGCAAACATTGCAAAACTCCATTTCCATCACTTCCATCAGTTAGTTCTGCAGttacatgttttcatcactaCCAAATGCAAAACTACACGTCCGTCACAGAAAACTCACCCTTTCCATCTCAGTGAAGTCATCATCCAGTTTAGTCCCCTCTGCCCCACTGATCTTCTCACTTAGTAGCTGCGAAGAGAGAGCAACAAGAGAATggttaaattgaataaatattaatgattagaATGAACCCGAGACTGTTCAAATGTCTTGACACTGTCCTTTTGGACTATGACATATAGTCAATATATCGAGAAGAGTACGAGAGTAAGACTCTAGATTCTGATGCAGTGTCAATTGTTTTCCT comes from Platichthys flesus chromosome 1, fPlaFle2.1, whole genome shotgun sequence and encodes:
- the sh3gl3a gene encoding endophilin-A3a, with the protein product MSVAGLKKQFHKASQLLSEKISGAEGTKLDDDFTEMERKIDVTNKSVFDLLSKTTEYLQPNPASRAKLNMLTTVSKFRGQVKTTGYPQTEGLLGDCMLRYGHELGEDSVFGCALLDMGEAMRQMADVKDSLDINVKQNFIDPLQNLQDNDLKEITHHLKKLEGRRLDFDYKKKRRGKIPDEEIRQAVEKFDESKELAERSMFNFLESDVEQVSQLSALVESALAYHRQSCEILEELSGKLQKRISTANCRPKREFKPDAIRSNTNTLDNSQHNGLSYSSSLKSTDIQINQTVNGKIDHITTVLLSWPESPTTNGNLQQSEVLDQPCCRALYDFKPENDGELGFKEGDIIILTNQIDENWYEGMICGESGFFPINYVEVIVSLPQ